CTCTACCAGGTGGACGTTTCGGAAAAGAAAGTAAAGGAAATCCTCGCCGGGCAAAACTACCCGGACGTGTACCGCTCCATCGCCCGGCTGATCATCGAAAGACAAACGGAAAAAATCATCTCCCGTGAAAAGTACCGCCAGCCGCCTGAAGACCTCGCCGGCGACGCGGATAAATGGTAAAACATATAACAAAAGGGCCGCCAGTAAATCTGGCGGCCCTTTTGTTATGGATCGTCTTTTTTACTTGTCGAACATCAGCGATTTCACTTTGTCTTTGTCTTCCTTCTCTTTCTCCAGATCGAAGAAGGTGCCGAAAACGCGGTCCCAGAAAGCGGAACTGACGCCGAAGCCTTTGTCTTCACTTTTGTAGTGATGCAGGTGATGGTTCCGCCAGAGCGGTTTCATAAACCGGAACGGCGGGTTCCAGGCGTGGATGGCGTAGTGCATGCTTCCGTACATAAGGTAACCAAGCAGGAAACCAGGGAAGAACATGAACGTGAACTTTCCGAGGAAAATGTACTGCGCTCCGAAAATGGCCGAGGCGAGGATAAGGCTGGGCACGGGCGGCATGAAGAGCCGCTGTTTGTCGCGCGGGTATTCGTGATGGTTACCATGCAGCACATAGATGAAACGCGTCATCCGCGGGCTTTCCGTTATCATATGGAAAATGAAACGGTGCATGATATACTCGAAAAATGACCAGAAAAACATGGCGCCGAAAAATACCAGCGCAATACGGCCTATGCTAAAACCCAGCGCGCTGTGACTGTAATACAGCGAATATCCAATCAACGGCAGATACATGCCCCAGATCACAAGTGGATGCGTTTTGGTCAGCATTTCCAGATACCGGCTTTCAAACAATCTTGCCTGTCCTTTATTCTTGATCTTCTCAAACTTCATGACTCCCAAATTTTAATTAAACCATTTGTTAATCAGTAACAGGAGTAGGGAACTAAATGTTTTGGGTAGGTTACCGTCTGGACAGTAACCGGGGTACAATCACCAATTCGTATTCTTTCTGCAGCAAATATCGTATCAATTTGTTCAATTGAAAATAAAATTTATCCTCCCGCCTGGGGTCGGTACCGATGTGCAGAAGCAGTAAAAAGCCATTCAACCCGGCAGGGTGGCGGTTTTCGTATTGAATAACAGACTGGTAAATCCTGTCGCCGGATACATAAGAATTCATCATTTCCGGATAGGTATAATCGGCGTTGGAACGCGTGCCGGGGGTAAAATTGATGAGTTGCATCCCCAGATCGTGTGTCCATTGCAATATCGTGTCGTTATACCACTCGTACGGAGGCAGGAAATAATGCGGCTCCGGAAGGCCCAGCCGGTTCATGGCGCGGAGGTTCATATCCAAATCGGATTCAAATTCCCCGCGGGAAACGAGTAGGCTGTCCCGCTTTTTCCAATCGCAGTAAAGCAGGTGCTTCCCGGAATGCGGCCCCAGGTAATGCCCTTCCAGCTGCAACCGGTGGATTAGCCCCCTAAATGCCGGATTTTCATAGAAATC
Above is a genomic segment from Chitinophaga pollutisoli containing:
- a CDS encoding sterol desaturase family protein — protein: MKFEKIKNKGQARLFESRYLEMLTKTHPLVIWGMYLPLIGYSLYYSHSALGFSIGRIALVFFGAMFFWSFFEYIMHRFIFHMITESPRMTRFIYVLHGNHHEYPRDKQRLFMPPVPSLILASAIFGAQYIFLGKFTFMFFPGFLLGYLMYGSMHYAIHAWNPPFRFMKPLWRNHHLHHYKSEDKGFGVSSAFWDRVFGTFFDLEKEKEDKDKVKSLMFDK